Proteins encoded in a region of the Streptomyces sp. NBC_00513 genome:
- a CDS encoding DUF4350 domain-containing protein — protein sequence MTGTTAPNPTGAPAPDVPRTPSGGAATGGALWWVRARGFLIAIGLLLVGAVTLAALQSEERHGYLDPRSADPYGSRAVAELLKERGVTTRVVTTVAEAAAAAGPDTTLLVTDPDVLDTTRRGALRSAMDLSGGRTVLLGAGSRSLADLAPGVRTASYADEENLDPGCSLPAAVSAGRAATGDSLRYTTDLPGAVACYPSDGHPTLVVLPGTTRGGDTVLLGSESILLNEELARQGNASLALQLLGSRPELVWYLPGLADQSGDSEPPAEEKSLFDLIPAGWGWALLQLFVAAVLAALWRARRLGPLVTEKLPVAVRASEATEGRARLYRLSGARDRAATVLRAASRERLAALVGVPTVQAHEPAALVPAVSARLSADGAHDLTARLFGSTPADDAALVALADHLDALEREVRSS from the coding sequence ATGACCGGCACCACCGCCCCGAACCCGACCGGCGCCCCCGCCCCCGACGTCCCCCGCACCCCGTCGGGCGGCGCGGCCACCGGCGGCGCCCTGTGGTGGGTCCGCGCCCGCGGCTTCCTGATCGCCATCGGTCTCCTGCTCGTCGGCGCCGTCACCCTGGCCGCCCTCCAGTCCGAGGAACGCCACGGCTACCTCGACCCCCGCTCGGCCGACCCGTACGGCAGCCGCGCCGTGGCCGAACTCCTCAAGGAACGCGGCGTCACCACCCGCGTCGTGACCACCGTCGCCGAGGCCGCCGCCGCGGCCGGCCCCGACACCACCCTCCTGGTCACCGACCCGGACGTGCTCGACACGACCCGGCGCGGCGCCCTGCGCTCCGCCATGGACCTCTCCGGAGGCCGCACGGTCCTGCTCGGCGCCGGCAGCCGCAGCCTCGCCGACCTGGCCCCCGGAGTACGCACCGCCTCGTACGCCGACGAGGAGAACCTCGACCCCGGTTGTTCCCTGCCGGCCGCCGTGTCGGCGGGCCGCGCCGCCACCGGCGACAGCCTCCGCTACACCACCGACCTCCCGGGGGCCGTCGCCTGTTACCCCAGCGACGGCCACCCCACCCTCGTCGTCCTCCCCGGCACGACCAGGGGAGGCGACACCGTCCTCCTGGGCTCCGAGTCGATCCTGCTCAACGAGGAACTCGCCCGGCAGGGCAACGCCTCCCTCGCCCTGCAACTCCTCGGCTCCCGACCGGAACTCGTCTGGTACCTGCCCGGCCTCGCCGACCAGAGCGGCGACAGCGAGCCCCCCGCCGAGGAGAAGTCCCTCTTCGACCTCATCCCGGCCGGCTGGGGCTGGGCCCTGCTCCAACTCTTCGTGGCCGCCGTGCTCGCCGCCCTCTGGCGCGCCCGCCGACTCGGCCCCCTCGTCACCGAGAAGCTGCCCGTCGCCGTCCGCGCGTCCGAGGCCACCGAGGGCCGCGCCCGCCTCTACCGCCTGTCAGGGGCCCGCGACCGCGCCGCCACCGTGCTGCGCGCCGCCTCCCGCGAACGCCTCGCCGCACTGGTCGGCGTACCGACCGTCCAGGCCCACGAACCCGCCGCCCTGGTCCCGGCCGTGTCCGCCCGCCTCTCCGCGGACGGCGCCCACGACCTCACCGCCCGTCTCTTCGGCTCCACACCCGCCGACGACGCGGCACTCGTCGCGCTCGCCGACCACCTCGACGCCCTCGAAAGAGAGGTCCGCTCCTCATGA
- a CDS encoding MoxR family ATPase, which produces MTATTDSARSSLEALRTEIGKAVVGQDSAVTGLVVALLCRGHVLLEGVPGVAKTLLVRALAASLELDTKRVQFTPDLMPSDVTGSLVYDARTAEFSFQNGPVFTNLLLADEINRTPPKTQSSLLEAMEERQVTVDGVPRKLPEPFLVAATMNPVEYEGTYPLPEAQLDRFLLKLTVPLPSREDEIGVLTRHAAGFDPRDLHAAGLRAVAGPAELETARKAVETTTVSPEIAAYVVDICRATRESPSLTLGVSPRGATALLATARAWAWLVGRDYVTPDDVKALALPTLRHRVQLRPEAEMEGVTADAVITAILSHVPVPR; this is translated from the coding sequence ATGACGGCCACCACGGACAGCGCCCGTTCCTCACTGGAAGCGCTCCGCACCGAGATCGGAAAGGCCGTGGTCGGCCAGGACTCCGCCGTCACCGGTCTCGTCGTCGCGCTCCTGTGCAGGGGCCACGTCCTCCTCGAAGGCGTCCCCGGCGTCGCGAAGACCCTCCTGGTCCGCGCTCTCGCCGCGTCCCTCGAACTCGACACCAAGCGCGTCCAGTTCACCCCCGACCTGATGCCCAGTGACGTCACGGGCTCGCTGGTCTACGACGCCCGCACCGCCGAGTTCTCGTTCCAGAACGGCCCGGTGTTCACGAACCTCCTCCTCGCGGACGAGATCAACCGGACGCCTCCGAAGACCCAGTCGTCCCTCCTCGAGGCGATGGAGGAGCGCCAGGTCACCGTCGACGGCGTGCCCCGCAAGCTGCCCGAGCCGTTCCTCGTCGCCGCGACGATGAACCCGGTCGAGTACGAGGGCACGTACCCCCTCCCTGAGGCGCAACTGGACCGGTTCCTGCTCAAGTTGACCGTCCCGCTGCCCTCCCGCGAGGACGAGATCGGCGTCCTGACCCGGCACGCCGCCGGCTTCGACCCGCGCGACCTGCACGCCGCCGGCCTGCGCGCCGTCGCCGGCCCCGCGGAACTCGAAACCGCCCGCAAGGCCGTCGAGACGACCACCGTCTCCCCGGAGATCGCCGCGTACGTCGTCGACATCTGCCGCGCCACCCGCGAATCGCCGTCGCTGACCCTCGGCGTCTCCCCGCGCGGCGCGACCGCCCTGCTGGCCACCGCCCGCGCCTGGGCCTGGCTGGTGGGCCGTGACTACGTGACGCCCGACGACGTGAAGGCCCTCGCCCTGCCCACGCTCCGCCACCGCGTCCAACTGCGCCCGGAGGCCGAGATGGAAGGCGTCACGGCCGACGCCGTCATCACCGCGATCCTGTCCCACGTCCCCGTCCCGCGCTGA
- a CDS encoding DUF58 domain-containing protein produces MALTGRAALLAALGSIPVGILEPSWTGMLAVNGPLALACAVDYALAVPVRTLGLARSGDTSVRLGEHADVHLTVTNPGTRRLRARVRDAWPPSSWRPGTEGAASRHTVSIPAGERRRLTTRLFPTRRGDRRADRVTIRSYGPLGLLARQGTHTVPWTVRVLPPFTSRKHLPSRLARLRELDGRTSVLTRGEGTEFDSLRDYVPGDDTRSIDWRATARQNKVAVRTWRPERDRHILICVDTGRTAAGRVGDAPRLDSALDAALLLTALAVRAGDRVDLLAHDRRPRAQVQGRSAADTLPAFVNAMATLEAELVETDARSLVSTVLRSAPRRSLVVLLTTLDAAPIEEGLLPLLSQLTQRHTVVLASVADPRVAEMTTARGSIDAVYEAAAGTQTRSQRERTADQLARHGVHVVDAAPEHLAPALADAYLALKAAGRL; encoded by the coding sequence ATGGCCCTCACCGGACGCGCCGCCCTGCTCGCGGCACTCGGCAGCATCCCCGTCGGCATCCTCGAACCGAGCTGGACGGGGATGCTGGCGGTCAACGGCCCCTTGGCCCTGGCCTGCGCGGTCGACTACGCCCTCGCGGTACCCGTGCGCACACTCGGCCTGGCCCGCTCCGGCGACACCTCGGTCCGTCTCGGCGAACACGCCGACGTCCACCTCACCGTCACCAACCCGGGCACCCGCAGGCTCCGCGCCCGGGTCCGTGACGCCTGGCCCCCGAGCAGTTGGCGCCCGGGTACGGAGGGCGCCGCGTCCCGTCACACCGTGTCGATCCCGGCGGGCGAACGGCGTCGGCTGACCACGCGTCTGTTCCCCACCCGCCGCGGCGACCGCCGGGCCGACCGCGTCACCATCCGTTCCTACGGTCCCCTGGGTCTCCTGGCCCGCCAGGGCACCCACACCGTCCCGTGGACGGTCCGGGTCCTGCCCCCGTTCACCAGCCGCAAGCACCTCCCGTCCCGGCTGGCCCGCCTGCGCGAACTGGACGGCCGTACCAGCGTCCTCACGCGCGGCGAGGGCACCGAGTTCGACAGCCTCCGCGACTACGTCCCGGGCGACGACACCCGCAGCATCGACTGGCGGGCCACCGCCCGCCAGAACAAGGTCGCCGTCCGTACGTGGCGCCCCGAGCGCGACCGGCACATCCTGATCTGCGTGGACACCGGACGCACGGCGGCGGGCCGTGTCGGCGACGCCCCCCGCCTGGACTCCGCGTTGGACGCGGCGCTCCTCCTCACCGCCCTGGCCGTCCGCGCCGGCGACCGCGTGGACCTGCTGGCCCACGACCGCCGGCCGCGCGCCCAGGTCCAGGGCCGCTCGGCCGCCGACACCCTGCCCGCCTTCGTCAACGCCATGGCGACCCTGGAGGCGGAGCTCGTCGAGACCGATGCGCGTTCCCTGGTGTCCACGGTCCTGCGCAGCGCCCCGCGCCGTTCCCTGGTGGTCCTGCTGACCACGTTGGACGCCGCCCCGATCGAGGAGGGTCTCCTCCCCCTGCTGTCGCAGCTGACCCAGCGCCACACCGTCGTACTGGCCTCGGTCGCCGATCCCCGGGTGGCGGAGATGACGACTGCCCGCGGCAGCATCGACGCCGTGTACGAGGCCGCTGCCGGCACCCAGACCCGTTCTCAACGCGAGCGCACGGCGGACCAGTTGGCCCGCCACGGTGTCCACGTCGTCGACGCCGCCCCGGAACACTTGGCGCCGGCCCTCGCCGACGCCTATCTCGCCCTCAAGGCCGCCGGTCGTCTGTAG